One genomic window of Polaromonas sp. SP1 includes the following:
- the ruvB gene encoding Holliday junction branch migration DNA helicase RuvB codes for MSIQTDDFSAGDFPPAKRVMSAAPASPGEEAIERALRPKLFDEYVGQTKVRDQLEIFIGAAKKRSEALDHVLLFGPPGLGKTTLSHIIAHELGVNLRQTSGPVLEKPKDLAALLTNLEKNDVLFIDEIHRLSPVVEEILYPALEDYQIDIMIGEGPAARSIKLDLQPFTLVGATTRAGMLTNPLRDRFGIVARLEFYTPDELARIVRRSAKLLNAPMDEEGGFEIARRSRGTPRIANRLLRRVRDYADVKGSGHISLDIANKALAMLDVDPQGFDVMDRKLLEAVIHRFDGGPVGLDNIAASIGEERDTIEDVIEPYLIQQGYLQRTPRGRIATLAAYRHLGVAQPQQGQDFFGAGT; via the coding sequence ATGAGCATTCAAACCGACGATTTCTCTGCAGGCGACTTTCCGCCCGCCAAGCGCGTGATGTCGGCGGCGCCCGCCTCACCCGGCGAAGAGGCGATTGAGCGCGCGCTGCGCCCCAAGCTGTTTGACGAATACGTCGGCCAGACCAAGGTGCGCGACCAGCTGGAGATCTTCATCGGCGCCGCCAAAAAACGCAGCGAGGCGCTGGACCATGTGCTGCTCTTCGGCCCGCCCGGCTTGGGCAAAACCACGCTGTCGCACATCATTGCGCATGAGCTGGGCGTAAACCTGCGGCAGACCTCCGGCCCGGTGCTGGAAAAACCCAAGGACCTGGCCGCGCTGCTCACCAATCTTGAAAAGAACGACGTCCTTTTCATCGACGAAATCCACCGCCTGAGCCCGGTGGTCGAGGAAATCCTTTATCCCGCGCTGGAGGACTACCAGATCGACATCATGATCGGCGAAGGCCCGGCGGCGCGCAGCATCAAGCTCGACTTGCAGCCCTTCACCCTGGTGGGCGCCACCACACGTGCCGGCATGCTGACCAACCCGCTGCGCGATCGTTTTGGCATCGTGGCGCGGCTGGAGTTTTATACGCCCGACGAATTGGCCCGCATCGTGCGGCGCAGCGCCAAGCTGCTGAATGCACCGATGGACGAAGAGGGCGGCTTTGAAATCGCCCGCCGCTCACGCGGCACGCCGCGCATCGCCAACCGCCTGCTGCGCCGCGTGCGCGACTACGCCGACGTCAAGGGCAGCGGCCACATCTCGCTCGACATCGCCAACAAGGCGCTCGCCATGCTGGATGTGGATCCGCAAGGCTTTGACGTGATGGACCGCAAGTTGCTGGAAGCCGTCATCCACCGCTTCGACGGCGGCCCGGTAGGCCTGGACAACATCGCCGCCAGTATCGGCGAAGAGCGCGACACGATTGAAGACGTGATCGAGCCGTATCTGATCCAGCAGGGCTACTTGCAGCGCACGCCGCGCGGGCGCATCGCCACGCTGGCCGCTTACCGCCACCTGGGTGTGGCGCAGCCCCAGCAGGGGCAGGACTTTTTCGGCGCCGGCACATAA
- a CDS encoding rhomboid family intramembrane serine protease yields the protein MDFPDTVPSAEMAGDADARESVRDYVREFPPSWRSTTGTLTILFSFLAAIPALMLLFVPFSGFPGWRVVSLGGLLWFVWLLGRQLVGGRPALRVGPEGISAATLKNRTIAWTEVSDIESQTVQGNTSINVSLAPHVKDKWWWGSRKKRLGISLSSIRTKDHAEAIVAATQAFAAYGGRGFMQAMEQRTAELKAVENFDARLKQLTPVTWALYLVVCVNVAVWLANLGAGISAFKPLPSELLAWGANSAASVVEDRQYWRLLTATFLHGGFLHLALNMLGLWEAGRQLNRLHGNLQFLLIYLASALTGSALSLHYSAQQSVSVGASGAVFGVLGALLVAMYQHRGQIPGITSKNVMTSQGVFLAYALVQGFSKQGIDNAAHVGGLIAGCVLAWMLTEKIAVVATPARRLSTAAIGALLSGVAVAALVVTTPAPAVHHRQLFEFQAGLTRILPLMKATEKAFQADVKALREGKMTEEQFAQALQTQHLPGYQAVQRALAPLDVPANDKVGAGMRDVKRANSLVVEVMQIQLANARAVPGDAAAAAGQARIDVINTELRAINARISERVNAAKPKP from the coding sequence GTGGATTTTCCGGATACCGTTCCGTCGGCCGAAATGGCTGGCGACGCCGATGCGCGTGAGTCTGTGCGTGACTATGTGCGTGAGTTTCCGCCATCGTGGCGCAGCACGACGGGGACCCTCACGATCCTCTTTTCATTCCTGGCCGCCATTCCGGCCTTGATGCTCCTGTTTGTCCCGTTTTCCGGTTTTCCCGGGTGGCGGGTGGTCAGCCTCGGCGGCTTGCTGTGGTTTGTCTGGCTCCTTGGGCGCCAGCTTGTCGGTGGCCGCCCTGCCTTGCGGGTGGGCCCCGAGGGCATCAGCGCCGCCACCCTGAAAAACAGGACCATCGCGTGGACTGAGGTCTCCGACATCGAGTCGCAGACCGTGCAGGGCAATACATCGATCAACGTATCGCTTGCGCCGCACGTGAAAGACAAGTGGTGGTGGGGCAGCCGTAAAAAGCGGCTTGGCATTTCATTGAGCAGCATACGGACCAAGGACCATGCCGAGGCGATCGTGGCCGCGACGCAGGCTTTTGCCGCTTACGGCGGACGGGGTTTTATGCAGGCCATGGAGCAGCGGACCGCTGAACTCAAGGCAGTGGAAAATTTCGATGCCCGCCTCAAGCAACTCACACCTGTGACGTGGGCGCTTTATCTGGTGGTGTGCGTGAATGTCGCCGTCTGGCTGGCCAATCTCGGCGCCGGAATCAGCGCGTTCAAACCCTTGCCCTCGGAGCTTCTGGCCTGGGGCGCCAATTCGGCGGCCTCGGTGGTCGAAGACCGCCAGTACTGGCGGCTGCTGACGGCCACTTTTTTGCATGGCGGGTTTCTGCACCTTGCACTGAACATGCTGGGCTTGTGGGAGGCCGGCAGGCAGCTCAACCGGCTCCACGGCAACTTACAGTTCCTGCTGATCTACCTGGCCAGCGCGCTCACCGGCAGCGCGCTCAGCCTGCATTACTCCGCCCAGCAATCGGTGTCGGTGGGCGCTTCCGGCGCGGTGTTCGGGGTTCTGGGGGCTTTGCTGGTTGCCATGTACCAGCATCGTGGGCAGATACCCGGCATCACCAGCAAGAATGTGATGACCAGCCAGGGTGTGTTTCTGGCCTACGCCCTTGTCCAGGGTTTCAGCAAGCAGGGCATCGACAACGCCGCCCACGTAGGCGGCCTCATCGCCGGGTGTGTGCTGGCCTGGATGTTGACGGAAAAGATCGCTGTTGTGGCCACGCCCGCGCGACGTCTTTCAACGGCGGCCATTGGAGCGCTGTTGTCTGGGGTGGCGGTGGCCGCGCTGGTGGTGACGACACCCGCGCCCGCCGTGCATCACCGGCAGTTGTTTGAGTTTCAGGCCGGATTGACGCGGATCTTGCCCCTGATGAAGGCGACGGAAAAGGCTTTTCAGGCTGACGTGAAAGCCCTGCGGGAAGGCAAGATGACCGAGGAGCAGTTTGCGCAGGCGCTGCAAACACAGCACCTGCCCGGCTACCAGGCCGTGCAGCGTGCTTTGGCCCCGCTGGACGTTCCCGCGAACGACAAAGTCGGCGCCGGCATGCGCGATGTCAAGCGTGCGAACAGCCTCGTGGTGGAGGTCATGCAGATCCAGCTGGCGAACGCACGTGCTGTGCCGGGCGATGCGGCTGCCGCCGCAGGCCAGGCCCGCATAGACGTCATCAACACGGAGCTCCGCGCCATTAACGCGCGGATTTCCGAGCGCGTCAACGCCGCCAAGCCCAAGCCTTGA
- a CDS encoding DSD1 family PLP-dependent enzyme: MSTLPPHLAKLIGKPVNDIDTPALVIDMDAMKRNLARMAEFAKKHNIRWRPHAKLHKCSSLAKMQIKAGAVGVCVQKTSEAEAMFAGGVYNIYISNEVIAPGKLARVAELTQKVAAQGGQLAIAVDSTEGVIRLAQAMTEARLGNKTGATVIDVFVEIDVGQGRCGVEPGAAAVTLVLEIRKHPALRFAGLQAYHGKAQHMRSAQERRDAISKAVEAVVLTKKLIEAQGIPVELVTGAGTGSLMLEAASGVYGELQAGSFMFMDADYAQNERDAAQPQFEHSLFVKTQVVSTHSGHAVCDAGHKSHAIDSGMPLVHAFDTESELEYFNGGDEHGILRAAGDSKRLPGLGRMLWLIPGHCDPTVNLHDTMIGVTGGLRTGTVQRIFRVDARGALT, translated from the coding sequence ATGAGCACCCTGCCCCCCCACCTCGCCAAGCTGATCGGCAAGCCGGTCAACGACATCGACACGCCCGCCCTGGTCATCGACATGGATGCGATGAAACGCAACCTGGCGCGCATGGCCGAATTCGCCAAAAAACACAACATCCGCTGGCGCCCGCACGCCAAGCTGCACAAATGCTCGTCGCTGGCCAAGATGCAGATCAAGGCCGGGGCCGTCGGTGTGTGCGTGCAAAAAACCTCCGAAGCCGAAGCCATGTTCGCCGGCGGCGTCTACAACATCTACATCAGCAACGAGGTGATCGCCCCCGGCAAACTCGCGCGTGTGGCGGAGCTCACGCAGAAAGTCGCCGCCCAGGGCGGCCAGCTCGCCATCGCGGTGGACAGCACCGAAGGCGTGATCCGCCTGGCGCAGGCCATGACGGAAGCCCGGCTGGGCAACAAGACCGGCGCCACCGTGATCGACGTGTTCGTCGAGATCGACGTCGGCCAGGGCCGCTGCGGTGTCGAGCCCGGCGCCGCCGCCGTCACCCTGGTGCTGGAAATCCGCAAACACCCGGCCCTGCGCTTTGCCGGCCTGCAGGCCTACCACGGCAAGGCCCAGCACATGCGCAGCGCCCAGGAAAGGCGCGACGCCATTTCAAAAGCCGTCGAGGCCGTTGTGCTGACCAAAAAACTCATTGAAGCGCAAGGGATCCCCGTGGAACTGGTCACGGGCGCCGGCACCGGCAGTCTCATGCTGGAGGCCGCCAGCGGCGTGTACGGCGAGCTGCAGGCGGGCTCCTTCATGTTCATGGATGCCGACTACGCCCAGAACGAGCGTGATGCGGCCCAGCCGCAATTTGAGCACTCGCTCTTTGTGAAGACACAGGTCGTCAGCACCCACAGCGGCCACGCGGTGTGCGACGCCGGCCACAAGAGCCACGCGATCGATTCAGGCATGCCGCTGGTGCACGCCTTTGACACCGAAAGCGAACTGGAATACTTCAACGGCGGCGACGAGCACGGCATCCTGCGCGCCGCCGGCGACAGCAAACGCCTGCCCGGCCTCGGCCGCATGCTGTGGCTGATACCCGGCCACTGCGACCCCACCGTCAACCTGCACGACACCATGATCGGCGTCACTGGCGGCCTTCGCACCGGCACGGTGCAGCGCATTTTCCGGGTGGATGCGCGCGGCGCGCTGACCTGA
- a CDS encoding histidine phosphatase family protein — translation MEPTRIIAIRHGETTWNVDTRIQGHLDIPLNETGRKQAERMALALADEPITAIYASDLTRAWETAQYLGRIQGIEVTREEGLRERGFGDFEGKTFAEIEALLPDQSMRWRKRDPEFAPAGGESLIDLRSRVVATAERLAAEHPGELIAMVGHGGVMDVLYRAATRLDIQAPRTWALGNAAINRLLWTPEGFTLVGWADTQHLDGGSMDDGNGFAAGGTPKPLSAG, via the coding sequence ATGGAACCCACGCGCATCATTGCTATTCGCCATGGTGAAACGACATGGAATGTCGACACCCGTATCCAGGGCCACCTCGACATCCCGCTCAACGAAACCGGCCGCAAGCAGGCCGAGCGCATGGCGCTGGCGCTGGCCGACGAACCCATCACGGCCATCTACGCCAGCGACTTGACCCGCGCCTGGGAAACAGCGCAGTACCTGGGCCGCATACAGGGCATTGAGGTGACGCGCGAAGAAGGCCTGCGTGAACGCGGCTTCGGCGACTTCGAGGGCAAGACCTTCGCCGAGATCGAGGCCTTGCTGCCCGACCAGTCGATGCGCTGGCGCAAGCGGGACCCGGAATTCGCGCCGGCCGGCGGCGAGTCGCTGATCGACCTGCGCAGCCGTGTGGTGGCCACCGCCGAACGCCTGGCGGCCGAACACCCGGGCGAGCTGATCGCGATGGTCGGCCACGGCGGCGTGATGGACGTGCTTTACCGCGCCGCCACTCGGCTGGACATCCAGGCGCCGCGCACCTGGGCGCTGGGCAATGCGGCCATCAACCGCCTGCTCTGGACACCCGAGGGCTTTACGCTGGTGGGCTGGGCCGACACGCAGCACCTGGACGGAGGCAGCATGGACGACGGAAACGGTTTTGCGGCCGGCGGCACCCCAAAGCCCTTGAGCGCCGGCTGA
- a CDS encoding DUF4136 domain-containing protein: MRRALVAIVLIAATAFFMTGCSTVRLVDSDVTAFYGWKAAPPGPGTPYRFERLPSQQAVGSQQDLVEGLTRTALAKVGMELNSPIARYSVQVVANTQVVERYPYDSPYDGFGFGAPGVFVGGGNRGASVGLSFPLRFSEPYYKRDLTLLMRDLGTNQVVFETRALHDGVWGDTLAVLPAMLDSALRGFPQPPAGTRRVNVEIPR, from the coding sequence ATGAGACGTGCACTTGTAGCTATTGTTTTGATAGCAGCCACGGCATTCTTCATGACCGGCTGCTCCACCGTGCGCCTGGTCGACAGCGACGTCACCGCGTTCTACGGCTGGAAGGCCGCGCCCCCCGGGCCCGGCACGCCCTACCGCTTTGAGCGCCTGCCCTCGCAGCAGGCCGTAGGCAGCCAGCAGGACCTGGTCGAAGGCCTCACGCGCACGGCCCTGGCCAAGGTGGGTATGGAGCTCAACTCGCCCATCGCGCGCTACAGCGTGCAGGTGGTCGCCAACACCCAGGTGGTGGAGCGCTACCCCTATGACAGCCCCTACGACGGCTTCGGTTTCGGCGCACCGGGCGTGTTTGTGGGCGGCGGCAACCGCGGCGCGTCGGTGGGCCTGTCGTTTCCGCTGCGCTTTTCAGAGCCGTATTACAAACGCGACCTGACCCTCTTGATGCGCGACCTCGGCACCAACCAGGTGGTGTTTGAAACCCGCGCACTGCACGACGGCGTCTGGGGCGACACCCTGGCCGTATTGCCCGCCATGCTGGACTCGGCGCTGCGCGGCTTTCCGCAACCGCCGGCCGGCACGCGCCGCGTGAATGTGGAGATTCCCCGGTGA
- the ttcA gene encoding tRNA 2-thiocytidine(32) synthetase TtcA, whose translation MNAVWEEAVAEFEQQESSARVQNSMKIEREDHKLEKRLCREVGRAIVDFNMIEEGDKVMVCVSGGKDSYAMLDILLKLQKRAPINFELVAVNLDQKQPGFPEHILPDYLSKLGVPFHIENQDTYSIVKRVIPEGKTLCSLCSRLRRGILYRVAGELGCTKVALGHHRDDMLQTFFLNMFFAAKLKGMPPKLVSDDGKNVVIRPMAYVTEKDLTRWAQVREFPIIPCTLCGSQENLQRKQVGNMLREWEKKFPGRLENMFASLQNIVPSHLMDNKRHDFKGIKATGIADADGDKAFDAEEFKEPALPGMSVIGIRPN comes from the coding sequence ATGAATGCAGTCTGGGAAGAAGCCGTTGCGGAGTTTGAGCAGCAAGAGAGCTCGGCCCGCGTGCAAAACAGCATGAAGATCGAGCGCGAAGACCACAAGCTTGAAAAGCGCCTGTGCCGCGAAGTGGGCCGCGCGATTGTCGACTTCAACATGATTGAAGAGGGCGACAAGGTGATGGTGTGCGTCTCGGGCGGCAAAGACAGCTACGCGATGCTCGATATCCTGCTGAAGCTGCAAAAGCGCGCGCCCATCAACTTCGAGCTGGTGGCCGTCAACCTCGACCAGAAGCAGCCCGGCTTTCCCGAGCACATCCTGCCTGACTACCTCAGCAAACTCGGCGTGCCCTTTCACATCGAAAACCAGGACACCTACAGCATCGTCAAGCGCGTGATCCCCGAGGGCAAGACGCTGTGCTCGCTGTGTTCGCGCCTGCGCCGCGGCATCTTGTACCGGGTGGCCGGTGAGCTCGGCTGCACGAAAGTCGCGCTGGGCCACCACCGCGACGACATGCTGCAGACCTTTTTCCTCAACATGTTCTTTGCGGCCAAGCTCAAGGGCATGCCGCCCAAGCTGGTGAGCGACGACGGCAAAAACGTCGTCATCCGCCCCATGGCCTACGTGACCGAAAAAGACCTGACGCGCTGGGCGCAGGTGCGTGAATTCCCCATCATCCCGTGCACGCTGTGCGGCAGCCAGGAAAACCTGCAGCGCAAGCAGGTCGGCAACATGCTGCGCGAATGGGAGAAAAAATTCCCCGGCCGGCTGGAGAACATGTTTGCCTCGCTGCAGAACATCGTGCCTTCGCACCTGATGGACAACAAGCGCCACGACTTCAAAGGCATCAAGGCCACCGGCATTGCCGACGCCGACGGCGACAAAGCATTTGATGCCGAAGAGTTCAAGGAGCCGGCGCTTCCGGGCATGTCGGTCATCGGCATCCGCCCCAACTGA
- a CDS encoding dihydroneopterin aldolase → MFNTRGTQILNLTGLRFDANLGILDHEKTAPQPIQVDAELNLGTQPLLPHDDDINHVLDYRKVRQIIINECTAEHQNLLESLIGKLAHRLMQLPGVLGVRVKIAKLEIFDDCEVAIRVETGQW, encoded by the coding sequence ATGTTCAATACCCGGGGCACCCAAATCCTGAACCTCACCGGTTTGCGTTTCGACGCGAACCTCGGCATTCTGGACCACGAAAAAACCGCGCCGCAGCCCATCCAGGTCGATGCCGAGCTGAACCTGGGCACGCAGCCGCTGCTGCCCCACGACGACGACATCAACCACGTGCTGGACTACCGCAAGGTGCGCCAGATCATCATCAACGAATGCACGGCGGAACACCAGAACCTGCTGGAGAGCCTGATCGGCAAGCTGGCGCACCGGCTGATGCAGCTGCCCGGCGTGCTGGGCGTGCGGGTGAAGATTGCCAAACTTGAAATTTTTGACGACTGCGAAGTGGCCATTCGCGTCGAGACGGGACAGTGGTGA
- a CDS encoding SDR family oxidoreductase translates to MPAAPSSPQPVVLVTGASRRLGRDIALALATGGWRVAVHYRGSEADATKTVADCSSLTPAAAAFHADLGSEAAVRGLLPAVVARMGRVDAVVNNASTFEHDSAASFGFAALDKHLHTNTGAAVLLAQALHAHVLSRAEGGENGAQGAVVNLLDQKLWNQNPDFFSYTLSKAALEAAGTMLALALAPQVRVVGVAPGLTLTSHLLTDAQFEARHKLSPLGRSSTPADVAATVKFALENRSLTGTTLLVDGGQHLMKFERDFSLM, encoded by the coding sequence ATGCCTGCAGCTCCGTCATCACCGCAACCCGTTGTCCTCGTGACCGGCGCCTCCCGGCGGCTGGGGCGTGACATCGCGCTGGCGCTTGCCACCGGCGGCTGGCGGGTGGCGGTGCATTACCGCGGCTCCGAGGCCGACGCTACAAAAACAGTAGCTGACTGCTCAAGCTTGACGCCGGCTGCAGCCGCTTTTCATGCTGATCTTGGAAGTGAGGCGGCGGTCCGTGGCCTGCTGCCGGCGGTGGTCGCTCGCATGGGTCGGGTCGATGCGGTGGTCAACAACGCCTCTACCTTCGAGCACGACAGCGCCGCCAGCTTCGGCTTTGCGGCCCTGGACAAACATTTGCACACCAACACCGGCGCGGCCGTGCTGCTGGCCCAGGCGCTGCACGCCCATGTGCTTTCGCGCGCCGAAGGCGGCGAAAACGGCGCCCAGGGCGCCGTCGTCAATCTGCTGGACCAGAAGCTCTGGAACCAGAACCCCGATTTCTTCAGCTACACGCTCTCCAAGGCCGCCCTGGAGGCCGCCGGAACCATGCTGGCGCTGGCGCTCGCGCCCCAGGTACGTGTGGTGGGTGTGGCGCCCGGGCTCACGCTGACCAGCCACCTGCTGACCGACGCGCAGTTCGAGGCCAGGCACAAGCTGTCTCCGCTGGGCCGCTCGTCCACGCCTGCCGATGTCGCGGCCACGGTCAAGTTCGCGCTGGAAAACCGCTCCCTCACCGGCACGACGCTGCTGGTGGACGGCGGCCAGCACCTGATGAAGTTCGAACGCGATTTTTCGCTGATGTAA
- a CDS encoding LysR substrate-binding domain-containing protein — MRRRIPSMGALMAFDATARHASVTRAADELSLTESAISRQISQLESQLEVQLFLRVKKRLSLTQAGVAYARDVGKVLERLERDTLDVMTNEGEGGALEIAVCPTVCKLWLIPRLPDFYESHPKLTMSISARNNRFLFRGTTFDGALFYGAASWPGARSDFLFDRELIAVVGGRLLQDPAPWTPERIAQERLLHLVTRLDSWRDWAESAGVEGLNMLKGPRFDMQLMAIEAACAGLGVALVPRFMVAADLLEGRLRIVSDISLREEGAYYFSYPEEKAGEPQLEFFRSWLQVQAQRFRGPDAAGPQ; from the coding sequence ATGCGTAGACGAATACCCAGCATGGGTGCGCTGATGGCATTTGACGCGACCGCCCGCCATGCAAGCGTGACGCGCGCCGCAGACGAGCTGTCGCTCACGGAAAGCGCCATTTCACGCCAGATTTCCCAACTCGAAAGCCAGCTGGAGGTACAGCTCTTTCTTCGCGTCAAGAAGCGGCTGTCGCTCACCCAGGCCGGTGTGGCTTACGCGCGCGATGTGGGCAAGGTCCTTGAGCGTCTGGAAAGAGATACCCTGGACGTGATGACCAATGAGGGTGAAGGTGGTGCGCTGGAAATCGCGGTGTGCCCCACGGTGTGCAAGCTGTGGCTGATTCCCCGTCTGCCTGATTTCTACGAAAGCCACCCGAAGCTGACGATGAGCATCAGCGCACGCAACAACCGCTTCTTGTTCCGCGGGACGACTTTCGACGGTGCCCTTTTCTACGGCGCGGCGAGTTGGCCTGGTGCGCGTTCGGATTTCCTGTTTGATCGGGAGTTGATCGCCGTTGTCGGAGGCCGGCTGCTGCAGGACCCCGCGCCCTGGACACCCGAGCGGATCGCACAAGAGCGTTTGCTGCATCTCGTCACGCGACTGGATTCCTGGCGAGACTGGGCTGAAAGCGCCGGGGTCGAGGGTTTGAACATGCTCAAGGGTCCGCGCTTTGACATGCAGCTGATGGCGATTGAGGCCGCCTGCGCGGGCTTGGGTGTGGCGCTGGTGCCCCGGTTCATGGTGGCCGCAGACCTGCTGGAGGGCAGGCTGCGCATCGTCTCCGACATCTCGCTGCGCGAAGAAGGCGCCTACTATTTCTCTTACCCTGAAGAGAAGGCGGGGGAGCCTCAGCTGGAGTTCTTTCGCAGCTGGCTGCAAGTGCAGGCGCAGCGCTTCCGGGGGCCGGACGCAGCTGGGCCGCAGTAA
- a CDS encoding class I SAM-dependent methyltransferase: MTPMATPPNLHTALARHITQAIEAAGGWLGFDAFMALALYTPGLGYYANDSRKFGLMPGTGSDFVTAPELSPRFGQTLARQAAQALEATGTAEIWEFGAGSGALALQVLETLGEKLQRYTIVDLSGSLQARQRERLAAYGSKVQWATELPAKMSGVVLGNEVLDAMPVKLLSRLAGVWHERGVVMHEGGFLYADQRTDLRPPFEVEGTHDYLTEIHPQAEGFVATLADRLEAGAVFLLDYGFPEHEYYHPQRSMGTVMCHRGHLADADALADVGSKDITAHVNFTGIALAGQQAGLQVLGYTSQGRFLLNCGLVDGMEGAPLEQRVMVQKLIAEHEMGELFKVIAFGAKDTAVWEPMGFKAGDRMHTL, translated from the coding sequence ATGACCCCGATGGCCACCCCCCCCAATTTACACACCGCTCTTGCAAGGCACATCACCCAAGCCATTGAGGCCGCCGGCGGCTGGCTGGGCTTTGACGCCTTCATGGCGCTGGCCCTTTACACCCCCGGCCTGGGTTACTACGCCAACGACTCGCGCAAATTCGGCCTGATGCCCGGCACCGGCAGCGATTTTGTGACGGCGCCCGAGCTCTCCCCCAGATTCGGCCAGACGCTGGCCCGCCAGGCCGCCCAGGCCCTGGAGGCCACCGGCACGGCCGAAATCTGGGAGTTCGGCGCCGGCTCCGGCGCGCTGGCGCTGCAGGTGCTGGAGACACTGGGTGAGAAGCTGCAGCGCTACACCATCGTCGATTTGTCGGGCAGCCTGCAGGCACGCCAGCGCGAGCGCCTGGCCGCTTATGGCAGCAAGGTGCAATGGGCGACGGAGCTGCCGGCGAAGATGAGCGGCGTGGTGCTGGGCAACGAGGTGCTCGACGCGATGCCGGTCAAACTGCTGTCGCGTTTGGCGGGCGTGTGGCATGAACGCGGCGTGGTGATGCACGAAGGCGGCTTTCTCTACGCCGACCAGCGCACCGACTTGCGCCCCCCGTTCGAGGTAGAGGGTACGCACGATTACCTCACCGAAATCCACCCGCAGGCTGAAGGTTTTGTCGCCACGCTGGCCGACCGGCTCGAAGCCGGCGCCGTGTTCCTGCTCGACTACGGCTTTCCGGAGCACGAGTACTACCACCCCCAGCGCAGCATGGGCACGGTGATGTGCCACCGCGGCCACCTGGCCGACGCCGACGCGCTGGCCGACGTCGGCAGCAAGGACATCACCGCCCACGTCAACTTCACCGGCATCGCCCTGGCCGGCCAGCAAGCCGGGTTGCAAGTGCTGGGCTACACCAGCCAGGGGCGGTTTCTGCTCAATTGCGGCCTGGTCGACGGGATGGAAGGCGCGCCGCTGGAGCAGCGCGTGATGGTGCAAAAACTCATTGCCGAGCACGAGATGGGCGAGCTGTTCAAGGTGATTGCGTTCGGCGCCAAAGACACCGCTGTGTGGGAGCCTATGGGCTTCAAGGCGGGCGACCGCATGCATACCCTCTAA
- a CDS encoding DUF2905 domain-containing protein: MIRWFIVIFLALMLISWFSPLLHKLGFGKLPGDFRFRLFGRDWFIPLTTTILLSFIASLISQLI, translated from the coding sequence ATGATCCGCTGGTTCATCGTCATCTTTTTGGCCCTGATGCTTATCAGCTGGTTCAGCCCGCTGCTGCACAAGCTGGGCTTTGGCAAGCTGCCGGGGGACTTTCGCTTTCGCCTTTTCGGGCGCGACTGGTTCATCCCGCTCACCACCACGATTTTGCTGAGCTTTATTGCCAGCCTGATCTCTCAACTCATCTGA
- a CDS encoding ROK family protein, protein MKACVDLGGTKIAVSLVDAGPQMSLAQAMSALQSRRSEPTEKAGPPGTVAQQVLRMLGQACEAAGIREQDIEAVGVSSCGPFVVAGGMIEVSNPNICGGMAGPARGLPNDWVSVPLEAPLRQRFANVLLENDGVGALQAERRWGALQGVDSCAYVTWSTGIGFGLCVDGNILRGKHGNAGHAGHTFVSDSDDTLCGCGNVGDLEALVAGNAIERRFAGQGYAGATALFTAARAGDAAALAIVDELCRVMGRGLYNLVATLDLQRFSMGGGVFWNNRDFLLPRLQAQLRGKFPALTEGVEVVAAGLGEKVGDFGALALVS, encoded by the coding sequence ATGAAAGCCTGCGTCGACCTGGGAGGCACCAAGATCGCCGTCAGCCTGGTGGACGCCGGCCCGCAAATGAGCCTGGCGCAGGCCATGTCTGCGCTGCAATCGCGCCGCAGCGAGCCCACCGAAAAGGCCGGCCCGCCGGGCACCGTGGCGCAACAGGTGCTGCGCATGCTGGGCCAGGCCTGCGAGGCCGCCGGCATTCGCGAGCAGGACATCGAGGCGGTCGGCGTGTCGTCTTGCGGCCCCTTTGTCGTGGCGGGCGGCATGATCGAAGTGTCCAACCCGAATATTTGCGGCGGCATGGCCGGCCCGGCGCGCGGCCTGCCTAACGACTGGGTCAGCGTGCCGCTGGAAGCCCCGCTGCGCCAGCGGTTTGCCAATGTTCTCCTCGAAAACGACGGCGTAGGCGCCTTGCAGGCCGAACGCCGCTGGGGCGCGCTGCAGGGCGTTGACAGCTGTGCTTATGTGACCTGGAGCACCGGCATCGGCTTTGGCCTGTGCGTGGACGGAAACATCCTGCGCGGCAAACACGGCAACGCCGGCCACGCGGGGCACACGTTTGTGAGCGACAGCGACGACACGCTGTGCGGCTGCGGCAATGTCGGCGACCTGGAAGCGCTGGTGGCCGGCAATGCGATCGAGCGGCGTTTTGCCGGACAGGGATATGCCGGCGCCACCGCACTCTTCACCGCCGCACGCGCCGGCGATGCCGCCGCGCTGGCTATCGTCGACGAACTCTGCCGGGTGATGGGCCGCGGCCTCTACAACCTGGTTGCGACGCTGGACCTGCAGCGCTTCAGCATGGGCGGGGGCGTGTTCTGGAACAACCGCGACTTTTTGCTGCCGCGCCTGCAGGCGCAACTGCGCGGCAAGTTTCCGGCGCTCACTGAGGGGGTTGAGGTGGTGGCTGCGGGGCTGGGAGAGAAGGTGGGGGACTTTGGGGCTTTGGCGTTGGTGAGTTGA